The Juglans regia cultivar Chandler chromosome 1, Walnut 2.0, whole genome shotgun sequence nucleotide sequence CAGACATTATTAATGAAGTTAGGTAGAAGCATATGGCACCTTCACACTTCAGTGGCTCATCCACACCAAACATGCCTGAAAAAATTGATCCCCAATTCTGCTGCCAGGGATGGTGTCTATGAGCTTGCTTCTCTGCTTCATGGTCATATATACTGCTTGCAATTAGACCAGAGAAGACTAAAGAACCTGCAGGATTTGCGAGTGTGAGGAAATTGTACAAAGCCCcaaattttttcaaaccaaACAACTCAGAGGCAGCAGCCGGCACAATCGCCCAGTGAGCCCCATAGCCAAGTCCAATCAACAGTGTGCCAATGTACATTGCGCCAGGCCACCCCATAGCAAAGAACAAATGGCCAACTGCCATAATGAGTTGGGCCACAGCCATCGCAATTGATCTTGGATAAGCATAATCCCTATCCAATAAAATCACAAGCATGGATGAGAAGAACAAGGGATAAacgataaataaattaatgcttAACAAAAATCCAGGTGCAAAATGAAATCAACTTGTACCTCACAATAACCTCAGAGAAGTAACCACCACCAATACGTCCTAGAAAGTTCCAAATGCTGATCATGGACACAAATATATGTGTATTATCATACCCCAGAGACTGGCTCATCTGACCCAGATTATCAATCACTGTCAACCCAGATCCAGAACCCaaaagaagtgagaaaaatatAAGCCAAAAGTCTGCTTTAATCAAAGCTTGCATCAGAGTAAAGTCCTCCCCTCTATGGGGACCTCTCCTTCGCTTCACCCTAACTGCTCCTTCTGCAGCTGCCTGGAATAGTTTTGTCTGTAATTGGGCAATTCGCTTTTGCCTCTCTCGTGCTGGAAGCAAGTCCACTTCCTTAGGCTTCTCATCTTCCAGCTCACTGAATATTAACTCACTAGAATCCTGTCGAAGTCTGTGAGGTTCTTGTTTCTGTGGCTCAGACAGGAGGGTCTCTTCTTCGGGAGCTCTTGGCTCTAGCCAAAAACTCAATGATACCGGAATTACAATTGGAATCagaataagaataaataaaattacagtaAAAACTGTGATCAGTGTACGGTTCAAATTGACCAGATCCTCAAGAAGCATAACCCCCATCAAATAAGCAGCCAATAGGAGGCAGACGCTATAGATGAATGTGAAACTTTTACCATCAGTTGACCTGACTTGTCTGTGACCTCCTACAGGTCTGACAATGAACATTAGGGCAATAACTACCATTGATGGACCGACTGCGACCATGAATATCAGAGATGCATGATCAGGGGAATGGATTGTTGCATATATCTGAGTCAAAATAGCACCACCTAATCCAGCAAATCCCTTCAGAATTCCAACCACGGGACCCCGACTTTTTGGGAAGTTTTGCACACAGGAAACCAGAGCAACTGTATTGAAGTAGGTCTCACCATTTGTTCCAACAAATATAAGAATGCACATCTGCATACTGATATCTGTTAATAATATAGCCAGTCAAGATGGTATATAAGTTTGGAAAGTTTGCTACAAATCTCAGACCGATAGAGCACGGGTATAAATATTGAGCCTTCAGATAACTACCTCAACAGAAAAGTACGTGCGCAActgaaaagatgaaaaaaaagaagaaccgTCCGACACATTACAAATGTGAGCCACATGTCAAGTGTCCTTGGTTGCAGTCAATAAAGGCAAATATGATTACATACTGATGCCAAAGAAATGGTATcaagaaaatgtgcatgtttgaTTTGACAACCAGGAATTAAACATGAAAGAAGAAACCACACACAAATGAACAGAAGAGGGAGATAAAAAAAGAGATGGAAGAAACGAAACACTCAATTAAGCCGGTCAAGGCTCATTTAGCAGTTACAGCTTATGAGCTTCACTTGCTCATGCTCGTGCAGCCCACAGCTCATCATTTAGAGATCAAGATTAGTTCATAGAATTCAACTTATTGACAACCCCCTGGACTCTCTGGGGGAAAGTCTggggaaaatgataaatacgtAACTAAGGTCAATAGCCGTTCAAGcaagttaaacaaaaaataaagtcaatTAAGTTTGGCGGGATAGAACCTGAGAGTTCTTTAATCAGTCGATCTCTAAGCTCTtgattttatacaaatatttatGTCCATTTATCGGTTGGAAAGCGACAAAGACACTCTTCTATCATCATATAAAGCAATTTCATAAATATCCACCATAGATAGTTTTCCAGTTGAAATACAAAggtaaaaaatcaaatatgtcgTTTTATGCGTATCTACCAACAAAATAAATGCTGAAATAAACTACAACGATACAAAATGAGGTACCTTCATTAAATAGAGAAGTAAGAGACCAACACTTACAATATTTAGCATGAGAGAAACTATTGGGAAAGAATATCTGATGGAAGGAACAAATTTCTGGCTCGACAACAAGTTTAGAAACCAACATTTGATTGAAGaatataaaagacaaaaaaattcataagaCATACAATTAGAATAGGGTTGTTCTCTACATTCAACTTGAAATGGATAGCATtcatttaggaaaaaaaaaggtattttggTCATTGAGTTTTTAAGAAGGATTAAATTGACAAGAGAAATGATCAAGACACCCCATATCTAGTTAGTAGAGAAGATCCTATTCCATATCATTTTGGCCTGTATATCAAGGAtccttaattagaaaaatgacacaaaataaataaatctgttGCCTTACAAccaataataaacaaaaaaataattcatcgTACAACCaactaattccaaaaaaataaagttggaaGTACATAAAGCCCCGCTAAACTATTAGCTAAAAGGATTTATTTACACTTAACTGACTATTACGTgttgctttaaaacatcaattcCATAGAAAAGAATGAGCTCGGTACAAAAGATGAGTTTGGAAAAGGGTAAAAACATGGTAACAAAGTACGTGATAACAAGTAGCCCATTGCAGCTTGATTTCTCACATGTTACATAACGGGGGAAAATGAATTATTCGacaaaaaaatggaaatcaaAGACTGAAAACATGTTACATCAATGCTTcattgcttctttttttcttttatttttctgtggaGCAGCAGTTGGCAAATCAATATTAGAGCCAAGGTTTTCTGGAATAGCGAATTATTTCCAGAGATAGTTAGTATATGATAGCGATCTTAATCCAGTGGATGCAAATCAAAAGTCCTGCacccaaatatgataaaaaaaacaaatacaaaatctcATTGCAGAAAGGCTTCTGAAACTAAAAAGGACGTCTATTTCATCACCCACTCCTTTTCTAAAGTTTTCGTTTGATACATCATCCGTTCTTCGAAATAGCACAAAATTAAACACTAAAAAACAAGCttcatcaaaatatatgatTGAAAAACCGAAATGATCAACTAAATCTGCGATTAATAAGAAGTAACAACAGAAAAGACCATCCTTTTCTCGAAACTCATGACCCATAAGATTAAAGAAACCAGGTTGGATCGACGATGAACAAAACATTCAACAAAAAAGATAAACGAAATACTTACAGCCCATAGAGGCAAAGTGGGAGCTCTGCCAGTGACGACGAGCCAAACCCAACCATATCCAACAAAGTTTTGGAGAGCACCAACGAGGAGAGCGGCCCACAGGGGCAAGACCTCGCAAAGGCTCCCAGCCAAGAACCCAACGCTGTCACCCAAGTCCTTTGCCACCCCAAGCCTCGCAACCTGCCTCTGGTTATAGCCGAGCGATCCCTTTATCACCGGCGATATGCTCCCGAACAGGTACCCGATTCCCGCACACGATTGCAACCACATTGCCGCCACAAACACCAGCCATCTGTTGGTAAAAAAGGATCCAAACCTCTCTCTCCACAACCCACCACCCATATTTGTTCACTCCCTCACTCGGTgcctttcaaaaattcaaagctTCTCTGTATTTACCTTTCGTTGTTGTCTGAGAAAATTTTTGAGCTTTCTATATAATACAACAAAAGCAAATTGGGGCGAGAGAAAAGAGATAGAGGCGGAGGGAGGATGATGACGATGAAATGATGTCCTGGGTTGGGACAGCGAACTGGATGGTTTGGCATCATGTTCATTACCATTAATAAAGAAATGTGGCATTGTGGCTTGAAGAAATTTACAGGAATGACACTTTGTTGATCGTATCAAATATAAGGAATCAACAGCAAATCAACATCATTGTATGCATAACAACAACGTGCTTGCGTATATAAATGTaccaaaaaatctattcatgGTTCATTTTCTCATTATCTTCTTTTATCATTCACCGAAATTGGGATATTTCAGCCCATTTACAACTGAAATTGGGGGATACtgctattaatataaaatttaataaaatagcgTGGATGATGGCTGCTTTTTACCTActcagaggaaaaaaaataaaacaaacaaaag carries:
- the LOC109005637 gene encoding protein NUCLEAR FUSION DEFECTIVE 4-like isoform X1: MGGGLWRERFGSFFTNRWLVFVAAMWLQSCAGIGYLFGSISPVIKGSLGYNQRQVARLGVAKDLGDSVGFLAGSLCEVLPLWAALLVGALQNFVGYGWVWLVVTGRAPTLPLWAMCILIFVGTNGETYFNTVALVSCVQNFPKSRGPVVGILKGFAGLGGAILTQIYATIHSPDHASLIFMVAVGPSMVVIALMFIVRPVGGHRQVRSTDGKSFTFIYSVCLLLAAYLMGVMLLEDLVNLNRTLITVFTVILFILILIPIVIPVSLSFWLEPRAPEEETLLSEPQKQEPHRLRQDSSELIFSELEDEKPKEVDLLPARERQKRIAQLQTKLFQAAAEGAVRVKRRRGPHRGEDFTLMQALIKADFWLIFFSLLLGSGSGLTVIDNLGQMSQSLGYDNTHIFVSMISIWNFLGRIGGGYFSEVIVRDYAYPRSIAMAVAQLIMAVGHLFFAMGWPGAMYIGTLLIGLGYGAHWAIVPAAASELFGLKKFGALYNFLTLANPAGSLVFSGLIASSIYDHEAEKQAHRHHPWQQNWGSIFSGMFGVDEPLKCEGAICFYLTSLIMSGFCVIAFVLSMILVYRTKIVYAHLYGKTSAPRLT
- the LOC109005637 gene encoding protein NUCLEAR FUSION DEFECTIVE 4-like isoform X2; the protein is MGYISMQMCILIFVGTNGETYFNTVALVSCVQNFPKSRGPVVGILKGFAGLGGAILTQIYATIHSPDHASLIFMVAVGPSMVVIALMFIVRPVGGHRQVRSTDGKSFTFIYSVCLLLAAYLMGVMLLEDLVNLNRTLITVFTVILFILILIPIVIPVSLSFWLEPRAPEEETLLSEPQKQEPHRLRQDSSELIFSELEDEKPKEVDLLPARERQKRIAQLQTKLFQAAAEGAVRVKRRRGPHRGEDFTLMQALIKADFWLIFFSLLLGSGSGLTVIDNLGQMSQSLGYDNTHIFVSMISIWNFLGRIGGGYFSEVIVRDYAYPRSIAMAVAQLIMAVGHLFFAMGWPGAMYIGTLLIGLGYGAHWAIVPAAASELFGLKKFGALYNFLTLANPAGSLVFSGLIASSIYDHEAEKQAHRHHPWQQNWGSIFSGMFGVDEPLKCEGAICFYLTSLIMSGFCVIAFVLSMILVYRTKIVYAHLYGKTSAPRLT